The following proteins are encoded in a genomic region of Odontesthes bonariensis isolate fOdoBon6 chromosome 19, fOdoBon6.hap1, whole genome shotgun sequence:
- the nit1 gene encoding deaminated glutathione amidase yields the protein MFSCILGSSLKCLASLPAFRLTATLQSRMSSSPPPLAAVCQVSVTPDKEANFSACERLVEEAKQRGACMVFLPEAFDYIGSSREETLSLSESLGGDTISRYTQLARKLEVWLSLGGFHERGHDWETVRRIYNSHVIINDQGDFVSVYRKSHLFDVELPEKGVSLKESSFTIPGPSLVSPVQTPIGKVGLGICYDLRFPELSLSLRRHGAEILTYPSAFTVATGAAHWEVLLRARAIETQCFVLAAAQVGQHHEKRSSYGHALAVDPWGEVLADCGGETPGVLLVEVDLEKVRRTRRNMPVQQHRRETAFYHSLDQS from the exons ATGTTCAGCTGCATTTTGGGATCCTCTCTGAAGTGTTTGGCCTCTCTGCCAGCTTTCAGACTCACAGCCACGCTGCAAAGCAG GATGTCCAGCTCACCTCCTCCGCTGGCTGCAGTCTGTCAGGTGAGCGTGACCCCGGACAAGGAGGCCAACTTCTCCGCCTGTGAGCGGCTGGTGGAGGAAGCCAAGCAGCGAGGGGCCTGCATGGTCTTCCTGCCGGAGGCGTTCGACTACATCGGCTCCAGCAGAGAAGAGACGCTGTCTCTGTCGGAGAGCCTCGGAGGAGACACAATCTCACGATACACTCAGCTGGCcag GAAATTAGAGGTGTGGCTGTCTCTTGGAGGATTTCACGAACGAGGACACGACTGGGAGACCGTCCGACGAATATACAACAGTCACGTGATCATTAATGATCAAG GCGACTTCGTCTCGGTGTACAGGAAGTCCCATTTGTTCGACGTGGAACTGCCGGAAAAGGGCGTTTCCCTCAAAGAGAGCAGCTTCACTATCCCTGGACCCTCCCTCGTGTCTCCAGTCCAAACTCCGATAGGCAAG GTGGGCTTGGGCATCTGCTATGACCTCAGATTCCCCGAGTTATCGCTTTCTCTGCGACGGCACGGAGCCGAGATCCTGACATACCCGTCCGCCTTCACCGTGGCAACCGGAGCTGCTCACTGGGAG GTGCTGCTCCGGGCGCGGGCGATAGAGACCCAGTGCTTCGTCCTGGCGGCGGCGCAGGTCGGCCAGCACCACGAGAAGCGCTCGTCGTACGGCCACGCCCTGGCGGTGGACCCCTGGGGCGAGGTGCTCGCTGACTGCGGAGGAGAGACGCCGGGCGTGCTGCTGGTGGAAGTCGACCTGGAGAAGGTCCGAAGAACCAGGAGGAACATGCCGGTCCAGCAGCACCGCAGAGAGACCGCTTTCTACCACAGTTTGGATCAAAGCTGA